Proteins from one Hemiscyllium ocellatum isolate sHemOce1 chromosome 6, sHemOce1.pat.X.cur, whole genome shotgun sequence genomic window:
- the LOC132816530 gene encoding macrophage-expressed gene 1 protein-like — protein MGPLLVLVYLHSLALGSEQQVSTADGLQECRKTQSLTALEVLPGGGWDNLRNLDRGRVMNVSYSQCKTTEDGVYFLPDQVYVVPLKRTSIETVSELIENWRNYKSSTSASVNAEISFLSFLNGKFSTSSQRVKTHQVRDSSMTTRIQVRNLMYQIKTYPNFQLDQGFKDQLIQIGNYLENNQTRAASYYAQMLILNYGTHVLTGVHAGASLVQEDQVRSSFVSDSWSRKSTITTSAGATFFHVVNVGIGGQLETADEFTRQYLGNRSHSMIESNGGIPFYPGMTLQKWQQAITNQLVAIDRSGQPLNFFVNPQTVPELPEPTVRKVAQAINRAISLYYTVNEHPGCLDLHSPNFNFRANVDDGSCMDMGTNFTFGGIYQECIRLSGADAKPLCDALEQKNPITGSFSCPSEYTAIELHTAVEEEAYSQYECQRRCHSCWAFFSCCKDVCGDTYYVRRAQFKAYWCAAMGSVTQSSGYLFGGLYSTDAGNPLTQTRSCPPSFYPLNLFQDLKVCVSNDYEMAFRYSVTFGGFFSCNVGNPLAQHPKAVQESVPQTGPSTYPKKCPKGYSQHLAVISDGCQILYCVKSGAFDGMDLPRINLPPFSRLPLLTASATNTVVVLSQYQEPWLKDTHTKMWRMAHASEVPQLFNKSSSGGATVAISITVTLALVGVIALAYYGRKRWRNRGYQNLGTPSLISDSEKEEHYNTPDSCPQGQNSGV, from the coding sequence ATGGGTCCGCTCTTGGTTCTTGTGTACCTGCACTCTCTGGCCCTAGGGTCAGAGCAGCAAGTGTCAACTGCGGACGGTCTGCAGGAATGTCGGAAGACCCAAAGCTTGACCGCCTTGGAAGTGCTGCCCGGGGGAGGTTGGGACAACCTGAGGAACTTGGACCGGGGCAGAGTGATGAACGTCAGCTACTCTCAGTGTAAGACCACCGAGGACGGAGTGTATTTCCTCCCGGACCAGGTGTACGTGGTGCCCCTGAAGCGGACCAGCATCGAGACGGTATCGGAGTTGATCGAGAACTGGCGCAACTACAAAAGCTCCACCAGCGCCTCGGTCAACGCTGAGATCTCCTTCCTGTCGTTCCTGAACGGGAAGTTCTCCACGAGCAGCCAGAGGGTCAAAACTCACCAGGTGCGAGACAGCAGCATGACCACCAGAATCCAGGTGAGGAACCTCATGTACCAGATCAAAACCTATCCCAATTTTCAACTGGACCAGGGCTTTAAGGATCAATTGATTCAGATAGGCAACTACCTGGAGAATAACCAGACAAGAGCTGCCTCCTACTATGCCCAGATGCTTATCCTTAACTACGGCACCCATGTGTTAACTGGTGTCCATGCTGGTGCCAGTCTGGTGCAGGAGGACCAGGTGAGATCGAGCTTTGTGTCCGACAGCTGGAGTCGGAAGTCCACCATCACCACCTCCGCTGGTGCCACCTTCTTCCATGTTGTAAATGTTGGCATTGGCGGCCAACTTGAAACCGCGGATGAGTTCACCAGGCAGTATTTGGGGAACAGATCCCACTCCATGATCGAGAGCAATGGTGGGATCCCCTTTTATCCAGGGATGACCCTGCAGAAGTGGCAGCAGGCGATCACCAACCAGCTGGTGGCCATTGACAGGTCAGGACAACCGTTGAATTTCTTTGTTAACCCCCAGACTGTCCCAGAGCTCCCGGAACCTACAGTCAGGAAGGTGGCTCAGGCTATAAacagagccatttccctctacTACACTGTCAATGAACATCCTGGCTGTTTGGACCTCCACTCCCCCAACTTCAATTTTAGGGCTAATGTTGATGATGGGTCTTGCATGGATATGGGCACCAATTTCACCTTTGGGGGCATCTACCAGGAATGCATCAGGCTTTCAGGTGCAGATGCTAAGCCCTTGTGCGATGCTCTGGAGCAGAAGAACCCTATAACAGGGTCATTTAGCTGTCCCTCTGAGTACACAGCTATTGAGCTGCACACAGCGGTAGAAGAGGAAGCCTATAGTCAGTATGAGTGTCAGCGCCGCTGCCATTCATGCTGGGCTTTCTTTAGCTGCTGTAAAGATGTGTGTGGAGATACTTACTACGTACGCCGAGCCCAGTTTAAGGCTTACTGGTGTGCAGCCATGGGCTCAGTGACCCAATCCTCAGGCTACCTCTTTGGTGGCCTCTACAGTACAGATGCTGGGAACCCGCTGACCCAGACCCGCTCGTGCCCTCCGTCCTTCTACCCATTGAACCTTTTCCAAGATCTGAAAGTCTGTGTGAGCAATGACTACGAGATGGCGTTTCGTTACTCTGTGACCTTTGGTGGCTTCTTCAGCTGCAATGTTGGCAACCCCCTGGCTCAGCATCCCAAAGCAGTTCAGGAGAGCGTCCCGCAAACAGGGCCAAGCACTTACCCCAAGAAATGCCCCAAGGGTTACAGTCAACACCTAGCTGTCATCAGTGATGGATGTCAAATACTCTACTGTGTGAAATCTGGTGCCTTTGATGGGATGGATTTGCCCCGCATCAATCTTCCCCCATTCTCACGTCTCCCTCTTTTGACTGCCAGTGCCACTAACACTGTGGTTGTTCTCTCTCAATACCAAGAGCCTTGGCTAAAGGATACTCACACCAAAATGTGGAGAATGGCCCATGCATCCGAAGTTCCTCAGTTGTTTAACAAGAGCTCTTCCGGAGGGGCCACAGTCGCCATTTCTATCACTGTTACCCTGGCTCTGGTGGGTGTGATTGCACTCGCTTACTATGGTAGGAAGCGATGGAGAAACCGTGGTTACCAGAATTTGGGGACACCCTCATTAATTTCCGACTCTGAGAAGGAAGAACATTATAATACACCTGACTCATGTCCTCAAGGCCAGAACAGTGGTGTCTGA